TCTCATAGGTAGCTGCATACTTTTCTTCCCTGTATAACTTCTCTTCGCCTTTCTGTCTTTCAGCTGCAACCATTGTAATAGCCTCCGCCGGACACGCCAGAGCACACAAACCACAAGCTGTACACCGTTCCGCACCATTTTCATCGCGCTTTAAAATATGCTGACCACGCCACACAGGTGCAACATCTTTCTTTTGTTCAGGATATGAAATAGTCACTTTCTTCTTAAAGAAATGCTTTAAGGTGATCTTCATTCCATTTAAGATAGCAGGCAAATAGATCTTTTCAGCGAAGGTTAATTCCTGTTTTACTACTTGTTTGCTTTTATTGGTGAGAGGTTGCATTTTTTGTTTGTATTAGGTCAAGGGTCAAAGGTCAAGGGTCAGGCATAACTTTGACCCTTGACCTTTGACCTAATCAACTATCCTAGTTTCCCCGTCCACCACATAATCATCCCTGTTACAAAGATGTTAGCGATTGAAAGAGGTAATAATATTTTCCATCCCAGATTCATAAGTTGATCATAACGGAAACGCGGAAGTGTCCAGCGGATCCACATGAAGAAGAATATGAAGAAGAATATTTTTCCGAATAAGAAGGCAGTTCCGATCATGCTTAACCAATTCGG
The nucleotide sequence above comes from Bacteroidota bacterium. Encoded proteins:
- the nuoI gene encoding NADH-quinone oxidoreductase subunit NuoI translates to MQPLTNKSKQVVKQELTFAEKIYLPAILNGMKITLKHFFKKKVTISYPEQKKDVAPVWRGQHILKRDENGAERCTACGLCALACPAEAITMVAAERQKGEEKLYREEKYAATYEINMLRCIFCGLCEEACPKEAIFLTDKLVTVSLNRAEMIYGKDKLVEGVNDRIDISDRQTPEVKEFKQNKNLQHNKL